In Turicibacter sanguinis, a genomic segment contains:
- the rbr gene encoding rubrerythrin, protein MTNLKGSKTEANLLTAFAGESMARNKYTYYASQAKKEGYEQISNIFLETANNEKEHAKMWYKLLNDGIGNTMENLKAAAAGEHDEWTHMYAEFAEVAREEGFTRIAYLFEQVATIEKHHEERYLKLLQNIEEGTVFEHEGEEAWICLNCGHIHYGKKAPKACPVCAHPQAYFQQEAKNY, encoded by the coding sequence ATGACAAATTTAAAAGGTAGTAAAACAGAAGCAAACTTATTAACAGCCTTTGCTGGGGAATCAATGGCTCGTAATAAATATACCTATTACGCATCCCAAGCTAAAAAAGAAGGATATGAACAAATCTCTAATATCTTTTTAGAAACAGCTAACAACGAAAAAGAACACGCAAAAATGTGGTATAAATTATTAAATGATGGTATCGGAAATACAATGGAAAACTTAAAAGCAGCGGCTGCCGGTGAACACGATGAATGGACCCATATGTACGCTGAATTTGCCGAAGTTGCTCGTGAAGAAGGATTCACTCGTATTGCCTACCTATTTGAACAAGTAGCAACAATCGAAAAACATCACGAAGAACGTTACTTAAAACTACTTCAAAATATCGAAGAAGGAACAGTATTTGAACACGAAGGAGAGGAAGCTTGGATTTGCCTAAACTGCGGACATATCCACTATGGTAAAAAAGCACCTAAAGCTTGCCCAGTTTGCGCGCATCCACAAGCATACTTCCAACAAGAAGCAAAAAATTACTAA
- the pta gene encoding phosphate acetyltransferase codes for MDIMTSLKNQIIGKNIRIVFPEGNEPRVVQAASLLARENMLKPILIGSAEEVQAAAGTYSLEGCEIIDPKHYDKLDEMVAELVAVRKGKVTEEQARELVLNVNYFGTMLVHMGLAAGLVSGAIHSTGDTVRPALQIIKTKPGISKTFGYFAMLRGDERYIFGDCAINPNPSSSDLAEFAIESARVARMFDMEPKVALLSFSTKGSAKTEETKKVTDAMEILNGMELDFDYDGELQFDAAFVPSVAATKVKDSKVAGHANVFVFPDLNAGNIGYKIAQRLGGFEAVGPILAGLNKPVNDLSRGCSPEDVYSTAIITANQTLL; via the coding sequence ATGGATATCATGACAAGTTTAAAGAATCAAATTATCGGGAAAAATATTCGTATCGTATTCCCTGAAGGTAATGAACCACGCGTTGTTCAAGCAGCAAGCTTATTAGCACGCGAAAACATGTTAAAACCAATTTTAATTGGTTCAGCTGAAGAAGTTCAAGCAGCAGCAGGAACATATTCATTAGAAGGATGCGAAATTATCGATCCAAAACATTATGACAAATTAGATGAAATGGTTGCTGAATTAGTAGCAGTTCGTAAAGGAAAAGTAACTGAAGAACAAGCTCGTGAATTAGTATTAAATGTAAACTATTTTGGAACAATGTTAGTTCATATGGGATTAGCAGCAGGATTAGTATCAGGAGCAATTCATTCAACAGGAGATACAGTTCGCCCTGCATTACAAATTATCAAAACTAAACCAGGAATTTCAAAAACATTTGGATACTTCGCAATGTTACGTGGAGATGAGCGTTATATCTTTGGTGATTGCGCAATCAATCCAAATCCATCAAGCAGCGATTTAGCTGAATTTGCAATCGAGTCTGCACGTGTTGCACGTATGTTTGATATGGAGCCGAAAGTAGCATTATTAAGCTTCTCAACAAAAGGTTCTGCAAAAACAGAAGAAACTAAAAAAGTAACAGATGCAATGGAAATTTTAAATGGTATGGAACTTGATTTTGACTATGATGGAGAATTACAATTTGATGCCGCCTTCGTTCCATCAGTAGCTGCTACAAAAGTTAAAGATTCAAAAGTTGCAGGGCATGCTAACGTATTCGTATTCCCTGATTTAAATGCTGGAAATATTGGATACAAAATTGCGCAACGTTTAGGTGGATTTGAAGCAGTAGGGCCAATCTTAGCTGGATTAAATAAACCAGTAAATGATTTATCACGTGGATGTTCACCAGAAGATGTGTACAGCACTGCAATCATTACAGCTAACCAAACTTTATTATAA
- a CDS encoding cell wall hydrolase, with the protein MAVIKATQKDVELLARLMRAEAESDGNMGMLCVGNVGVNRVLADCLDFKDINSVEQMIFQSPGGFEATQYGYFYQRARENEIQLARRVINGERFEPASTALWFYNPFQEDCPIKFWGQWNSGRYGEHCFYIPLESENCYD; encoded by the coding sequence ATGGCGGTTATTAAAGCTACACAAAAAGATGTGGAACTACTCGCTAGACTCATGCGTGCCGAAGCTGAGAGTGACGGAAATATGGGAATGCTATGCGTTGGAAACGTTGGCGTTAACCGTGTTCTTGCAGATTGTCTCGACTTCAAAGACATTAATTCGGTTGAACAAATGATATTTCAATCACCTGGTGGATTTGAAGCAACACAATATGGTTACTTTTATCAACGCGCACGTGAAAATGAAATTCAACTCGCTCGTCGAGTGATTAATGGAGAACGGTTCGAACCTGCAAGTACAGCACTTTGGTTCTACAACCCTTTCCAAGAGGATTGTCCTATTAAATTCTGGGGACAATGGAATTCTGGTCGATATGGAGAGCACTGCTTCTATATTCCACTAGAATCTGAAAATTGTTACGATTAA
- a CDS encoding polyprenyl synthetase family protein, with the protein MSLLCKFGYDEQYFNDLLLKAVSSDSTLFSDPKMMNDLLQIIMNGGKRIRPLFVLLAADLKENVNKQEIYTAAVAIELMHVASLIHDDIIDESTTRHNVTTLHEQYSLTVGVHLGNFVLNKSLELFSEFKIPKLHQEIAVVMNNLCLGELNQQHNHFNFDLSFDDYINKSYQKTGALISLSLVVGGLVAGLDANIINQLSTIGSQIGIAYQLKDDILDFTSTSKKIGKPVGYDLRNGIITLPTIFALEDSLLKDDLLSLNVETEKSKFDLLCEQIKNSEHIQRANDICFKYINSSKNLINELPLQKNQFLNLINLIFN; encoded by the coding sequence ATGAGCTTATTATGTAAATTTGGGTACGATGAGCAATACTTTAATGACCTACTCCTTAAAGCTGTGAGCTCGGATTCAACACTTTTTTCTGATCCTAAAATGATGAACGATCTTCTTCAAATCATTATGAACGGTGGTAAAAGAATTAGACCTTTATTCGTGTTATTGGCAGCTGATTTAAAAGAGAATGTCAATAAACAAGAGATTTATACAGCTGCAGTTGCAATTGAGTTAATGCATGTTGCGTCATTAATTCACGATGATATCATCGATGAATCAACAACAAGACACAATGTGACCACTCTGCATGAGCAATATTCACTTACGGTCGGCGTACATCTTGGAAATTTTGTTTTAAATAAAAGTTTAGAGCTTTTTTCTGAATTTAAAATTCCAAAATTACATCAAGAAATTGCGGTTGTTATGAATAACCTTTGCTTAGGCGAGCTTAATCAACAGCATAATCACTTTAATTTTGACTTAAGTTTTGATGATTACATCAATAAAAGCTATCAAAAAACAGGTGCTTTAATTTCTTTAAGTTTAGTTGTTGGTGGATTAGTAGCGGGATTAGATGCCAATATCATCAATCAACTCTCTACTATTGGGAGTCAAATCGGTATCGCTTATCAATTAAAAGACGATATTCTTGATTTTACAAGTACATCAAAGAAAATAGGCAAACCTGTTGGCTATGACTTAAGAAATGGTATTATTACATTGCCAACGATTTTTGCATTAGAGGATTCCCTTTTAAAAGACGATCTTTTATCACTTAATGTTGAAACGGAAAAAAGTAAATTTGATTTATTATGTGAGCAAATTAAAAATAGTGAACATATCCAAAGAGCAAACGACATTTGCTTCAAGTATATCAATTCATCTAAAAATTTAATTAATGAATTACCCCTTCAAAAAAATCAGTTTTTAAATCTAATAAATTTAATATTCAACTAA
- a CDS encoding energy-coupling factor transporter transmembrane component T family protein, translating to MKKLWLGRYIPTSSSYHNLDPRAKIIIMFLNVLMIIMISSWTQLLIGFLFMICFLLMSNIPLKFYLKQAMFLKYMYLFFIIFFTLTEGNRLLFEFGFIKIFSDGFIQGLFYSSKMILFVLMGALLTFTTAPNELVAGARRLFNSVAAEKFAFMTSLAIRLIPMILDEVKVIYSAQQSRGLDFSELPFMEKLNKLMSIIIPAIANTIKRLTMMMDVMDCRGYIVGEHRTSIYQLTWKNKDTVMVSLTCIVLAGIVLV from the coding sequence ATGAAAAAATTATGGCTTGGGCGATATATCCCTACATCATCGAGTTATCATAATCTTGATCCACGAGCTAAAATCATCATTATGTTTTTAAATGTATTAATGATTATTATGATTTCATCGTGGACTCAATTGTTAATTGGTTTTTTATTTATGATCTGCTTTTTATTAATGAGTAATATTCCACTCAAATTTTATTTAAAACAGGCGATGTTTTTAAAGTACATGTATCTATTCTTTATTATCTTTTTCACCTTAACAGAAGGTAATCGTCTGTTATTTGAGTTTGGTTTTATTAAAATTTTTTCAGATGGATTTATTCAAGGTCTTTTCTATAGTAGTAAAATGATATTATTTGTATTAATGGGTGCTTTATTGACTTTTACAACAGCGCCAAATGAATTAGTTGCAGGTGCAAGACGATTATTTAATAGTGTTGCAGCTGAAAAATTTGCATTTATGACTAGTCTAGCCATTCGTTTAATTCCAATGATTTTAGATGAAGTCAAAGTTATTTATAGTGCTCAACAATCACGTGGGTTAGATTTTAGTGAACTACCATTTATGGAAAAACTAAATAAACTCATGTCTATCATTATTCCGGCAATTGCTAATACTATTAAACGTTTAACGATGATGATGGACGTCATGGATTGCCGAGGTTATATTGTGGGTGAGCACCGAACTTCTATTTATCAATTAACGTGGAAGAATAAAGATACAGTGATGGTTAGTTTGACTTGTATCGTATTAGCCGGTATAGTTCTTGTTTAA
- the gerQ gene encoding spore coat protein GerQ has protein sequence MSYYYSYPYGPVPNPMDSYWRYQSVTPGGTNQNTIPPYPAGAPITPQTPDEPNQVPQPPLYNPAIVPFGNTLARGINSYIENILRLNRGKMATVYMTFQAGQTAMNKSFTGVVEAAGKDHIILSDPNTGHRYILLMVYVDYIEFPEEINYYYPIDNTLNIVDPDLLEKYPDLAAVYNYVKQQQEQQFQQLKQQQQQQQMTQGDLTQQY, from the coding sequence ATGAGTTATTATTATTCTTACCCTTATGGTCCAGTTCCAAATCCAATGGATTCTTATTGGCGATATCAATCTGTAACACCTGGAGGTACAAATCAAAATACGATTCCTCCATATCCTGCAGGAGCACCTATTACTCCACAAACACCAGATGAACCAAACCAAGTCCCACAACCTCCTCTTTACAATCCAGCAATCGTGCCATTTGGAAACACTTTAGCAAGAGGGATTAACTCTTATATTGAAAATATTTTACGATTAAATCGTGGAAAAATGGCAACTGTTTATATGACTTTCCAAGCTGGACAAACGGCAATGAACAAAAGCTTCACAGGGGTAGTTGAAGCAGCCGGAAAAGATCACATTATTTTAAGTGATCCAAACACAGGACATCGATATATTTTATTAATGGTATACGTAGACTATATCGAATTCCCTGAAGAAATCAACTACTACTATCCAATCGATAATACACTCAATATTGTCGATCCTGATTTATTAGAAAAATATCCAGACCTTGCGGCCGTTTACAATTATGTAAAACAACAACAAGAACAACAATTCCAACAATTAAAACAGCAACAGCAGCAACAACAAATGACTCAAGGTGATTTAACTCAACAATACTAA
- a CDS encoding uracil-DNA glycosylase, translated as MILHNDWQLVLSKEFELPYMKQLFSQLKEAYETTTVYPPREKVFSAFNLTPYSEVKVVILGQDPYHGPHQANGLSFSVEKGTAFPPSLRNIFTELVDDIGCIYPQSGDLSQWAKQGVLLLNTTLTVKEGEPMSHVGMGWETFTDQVLKELNKKQTPIVFILWGKHARNKAKLIDQSRHFVIESAHPSPLSAYRGFFGSHPFSRTNEFLISQGLKPIDWTLR; from the coding sequence ATGATTCTACATAATGATTGGCAGTTAGTGTTATCTAAAGAATTTGAACTGCCGTATATGAAACAATTATTTTCACAATTGAAAGAGGCTTATGAAACAACGACTGTTTATCCTCCTCGTGAAAAAGTTTTTTCCGCTTTTAATTTAACGCCTTATTCAGAAGTGAAGGTGGTCATTTTAGGTCAGGATCCTTATCATGGACCCCATCAAGCAAATGGATTGAGTTTTTCAGTTGAAAAAGGGACAGCATTCCCACCATCACTTCGAAATATTTTTACTGAACTAGTGGACGATATCGGATGCATTTATCCACAGAGTGGAGATTTAAGTCAATGGGCAAAGCAAGGAGTACTATTGCTAAATACAACGTTAACGGTAAAAGAGGGAGAACCAATGTCACACGTTGGCATGGGGTGGGAAACTTTTACAGATCAAGTTTTAAAAGAGTTAAATAAAAAGCAAACTCCAATTGTATTTATTTTATGGGGAAAACATGCAAGAAATAAAGCGAAGTTAATTGATCAATCACGTCACTTTGTGATTGAATCAGCACATCCCTCTCCTTTATCAGCTTACCGTGGTTTTTTTGGTAGTCATCCATTTTCACGTACAAATGAATTTTTGATTTCTCAAGGCTTAAAGCCTATTGATTGGACATTAAGATAA
- a CDS encoding HIT family protein, translating to MSQCIFCKIINKEIPGHVVYEDEFVLAFLDISQSTKGHTLVIPKKHAQDVFSMTAEDMSHVFSIVPKLANALKTTFNCNGLNVVNNNGVAAGQTVFHYHVHLIPRYDETDGFSNSYANNMENYTPETLAALKEEVIKSL from the coding sequence ATGAGCCAATGTATTTTTTGTAAAATCATTAATAAAGAAATTCCAGGACATGTCGTTTATGAAGATGAATTTGTATTAGCATTTTTAGATATTTCTCAATCAACAAAGGGTCACACTCTAGTTATTCCTAAAAAACACGCTCAAGATGTATTTTCAATGACTGCAGAAGATATGAGTCATGTCTTTAGCATCGTGCCAAAGTTAGCAAATGCATTAAAAACAACATTCAATTGTAACGGATTAAATGTTGTTAATAATAACGGTGTGGCAGCTGGACAAACGGTATTCCACTATCATGTGCATTTAATTCCCCGTTATGATGAAACAGATGGTTTTTCAAATTCTTATGCAAACAATATGGAAAATTATACGCCTGAAACGTTAGCAGCACTTAAAGAAGAGGTTATTAAAAGTCTGTAA
- the rbr gene encoding rubrerythrin: MSNLKGTKTEQNLMTAFAGESMARNKYTYYAAKAQEEGYEQIANVFLETARNEMEHAKLWYKLLHDGEVADTMTNLKDAAAGENGEWTDMYARFAEVAREEGLNRIAVLFEMVGKIEKHHEERYLELLKNLEEGKVFEREEEQAWVCLECGHIHYGKKAPKACPVCTYPQAHFELQAKNY; this comes from the coding sequence ATGAGTAACTTAAAAGGAACTAAAACTGAACAAAACTTAATGACAGCTTTTGCTGGGGAATCAATGGCTCGTAATAAATATACTTATTATGCAGCTAAAGCTCAAGAAGAAGGATATGAGCAAATTGCTAACGTATTCCTTGAAACTGCTCGCAACGAAATGGAGCATGCAAAATTATGGTATAAATTACTTCATGACGGAGAAGTTGCTGATACAATGACTAACTTAAAAGATGCTGCTGCTGGGGAAAATGGTGAGTGGACAGATATGTATGCTCGCTTCGCTGAAGTTGCTCGTGAAGAAGGATTAAATCGTATCGCGGTATTATTTGAAATGGTTGGGAAAATTGAAAAACACCATGAAGAACGCTACCTAGAATTATTAAAAAATCTTGAAGAAGGTAAAGTTTTCGAGCGTGAAGAAGAACAAGCATGGGTTTGTTTAGAATGTGGACATATCCACTATGGAAAAAAAGCACCTAAAGCTTGCCCAGTATGCACTTATCCACAAGCACACTTTGAATTACAAGCTAAAAACTATTAA
- a CDS encoding Cof-type HAD-IIB family hydrolase — protein sequence MSYKMIVLDLDGTLMSSRNEILPETKQALFKAQENGVMIVLASGRPTYGMIKAAKELRLDEYPGYILSYNGGRIISVQTDELIYDKSLTPEICHELYDLAREMNVNIMAYEDEAIITEDDDQYIRKEGAINNMPLNRVKGFKEAVTFNSVKCLCTGEPEYLAEVEMKFKERLGERLSVMRSMPFFLEIMPQNINKAYSLQKLLDHVGLDKSQLIACGDGYNDLPMIEFAGLGVAMGNAVDEVKAAANYVTASNNDNGIAQVIEKFIFNK from the coding sequence ATGAGTTATAAAATGATCGTGTTAGATTTAGATGGAACGTTAATGTCATCTAGAAATGAAATTTTACCAGAAACTAAACAAGCGTTATTCAAAGCACAAGAAAATGGAGTTATGATTGTTTTAGCTTCTGGACGTCCAACTTATGGAATGATTAAAGCTGCTAAAGAATTAAGATTAGATGAATATCCAGGATACATCTTATCTTATAATGGGGGACGCATCATTTCAGTTCAAACTGATGAACTAATTTATGATAAATCATTAACACCTGAAATTTGTCATGAATTATATGATTTAGCACGTGAAATGAATGTAAATATTATGGCGTATGAGGATGAAGCTATTATTACAGAAGATGATGATCAATATATCCGTAAAGAAGGAGCTATTAATAATATGCCTCTTAATCGTGTTAAAGGATTTAAAGAAGCAGTCACATTTAATTCAGTTAAATGTTTATGTACAGGCGAACCCGAATACCTAGCAGAAGTTGAAATGAAATTTAAAGAACGTCTTGGAGAACGTCTAAGTGTTATGCGATCAATGCCATTCTTCTTAGAAATTATGCCTCAAAATATTAATAAGGCATATTCTTTACAAAAATTACTTGATCACGTAGGATTAGATAAATCCCAGTTAATTGCTTGTGGAGATGGATACAATGACCTTCCAATGATCGAATTTGCGGGACTTGGTGTTGCAATGGGGAATGCAGTCGATGAGGTAAAAGCAGCTGCTAACTACGTAACTGCATCAAATAATGACAATGGAATTGCTCAAGTTATTGAAAAATTTATCTTTAACAAATAA
- the pflA gene encoding pyruvate formate-lyase-activating protein: MNGYVHSVESFGTVDGPGLRFIVFVQGCGLRCAYCHNPDSWKMKEGKVTEVSEIVDELIKYKEFFEASGGGITVSGGEPLLQMPFVTELFKECKKHGIHTNIDTSGDLHFNTEERKAQLKELLSVTDMLMLDIKMFDAHKHKQLTGKDNAHILEFGRLVSDAGIPMWIRRVLVPGLTDDEEDLKQTAEYIKTLKTVEKIEVLPYHSMGEYKWTQMGYDYPLKGQEAPSDEVVKHAEEILGKAI, encoded by the coding sequence ATGAATGGATATGTACACTCAGTAGAATCTTTCGGAACAGTTGATGGTCCTGGACTTAGATTTATCGTCTTTGTCCAAGGATGCGGCTTACGATGTGCTTATTGTCACAACCCAGATTCATGGAAAATGAAAGAAGGGAAAGTAACGGAAGTTTCAGAAATTGTTGACGAATTAATTAAGTATAAAGAGTTTTTTGAGGCTTCAGGTGGAGGAATCACTGTAAGTGGTGGAGAACCTTTATTACAAATGCCATTTGTGACAGAATTATTTAAAGAGTGTAAAAAACATGGCATTCATACTAACATCGATACTTCAGGTGATTTACATTTCAATACTGAAGAACGTAAAGCACAACTTAAAGAATTATTATCAGTAACAGATATGCTAATGTTGGATATCAAAATGTTTGACGCACACAAACATAAACAGTTAACTGGTAAAGATAATGCACACATATTAGAATTTGGTCGACTTGTATCGGATGCTGGTATTCCAATGTGGATTCGCCGTGTTTTAGTACCAGGATTAACTGATGATGAAGAAGATCTTAAACAAACAGCCGAATATATTAAAACTCTGAAAACAGTTGAAAAAATCGAAGTTTTACCTTATCACAGCATGGGTGAGTATAAATGGACTCAAATGGGGTATGATTATCCATTAAAAGGACAAGAGGCTCCAAGTGATGAAGTTGTTAAACATGCTGAAGAAATTTTAGGTAAAGCAATCTAA
- the pflB gene encoding formate C-acetyltransferase, translating into MEAWQGFKGENWKEKIDVRDFINQNITVYEGDDSFLAGPTEATTKLWDQVMELSKAEREAGGVLDLDTKIVSTITSHEPGYLNKELETIVGFQTDKPFKRSLQPFGGIRMAEKAAESYGFHVDPEVSHIFTEYRKTHNQGVFDAYTPEIRAARKSGVITGLPDAYGRGRIIGDYRRVALYGIDRLMAEKLNDHNNTSRIMDEETIRLREEISEQYRALKELKEMAAKHGFDISKPATTAKEAIQWLYFGYLAAIKEQNGAAMSLGRTSTFLDIYIERDLQNGVITEEQAQEMMDHFVMKLRLVKFSRTPDYNELFSGDPTWVTESIAGMSTDGFPLVTKNSFRVLHTLDNLGPAPEPNLTVLWSTKLPQGFKEYCAKMSIKTSAIQYENDDIMRPIYGDDYAIACCVSPMKVGKQLQFFGARANLAKALLYAINGGKDEKSKAQVGPHWAPITDEVLDYDKVMERYDEVMEWLADLYVNTLNIIHYMHDKYSYERIEMALHDTDAERVSATGIAGLSVVADSLSAIKYAKVKPVRDEFGIAVDFEVEGDFPKYGNNDDRVDQIAIDVMSSFMTKVRKHKPYRAKLQTQSILTITSNVVYGKKTGTTPCGRKAGEPFAPGANPMHGRDSHGAIASMSSVAKLPFESAQDGISNTFSLVPKSLGRTDEERNKNLVAIMDAYVNKKGHHLNINVFNRDTLLDAMEHPEKYPQLTIRVSGYAVNFIKLTRAQQLDVINRTMHEKM; encoded by the coding sequence ATGGAAGCTTGGCAAGGCTTTAAAGGTGAAAACTGGAAAGAAAAAATTGATGTGCGTGACTTTATCAATCAAAACATTACTGTTTATGAGGGTGACGATTCATTCTTAGCAGGACCAACAGAAGCAACAACAAAATTATGGGATCAAGTAATGGAATTATCTAAAGCTGAACGTGAGGCTGGTGGAGTTCTTGATTTAGATACTAAAATCGTATCAACTATTACTTCTCATGAACCAGGATACTTAAATAAAGAGTTAGAAACAATCGTTGGTTTCCAAACTGATAAACCATTCAAACGTTCTTTACAACCATTTGGTGGAATTCGTATGGCTGAAAAAGCTGCTGAATCTTATGGATTCCATGTAGATCCAGAAGTATCTCACATTTTCACTGAATACCGTAAAACTCATAACCAAGGTGTATTCGATGCTTATACTCCAGAAATCCGTGCTGCTCGTAAATCAGGTGTTATCACAGGATTACCAGATGCTTATGGACGTGGACGTATTATCGGGGACTACCGTCGTGTAGCTTTATACGGAATCGACCGTTTAATGGCTGAAAAATTAAATGATCATAACAATACATCTCGTATCATGGACGAAGAAACTATTCGTTTACGTGAAGAGATTTCAGAACAATACCGTGCGTTAAAAGAATTAAAAGAAATGGCTGCGAAACATGGTTTCGATATTTCTAAACCAGCTACAACAGCTAAAGAAGCTATCCAATGGTTATACTTCGGATATTTAGCAGCAATCAAAGAACAAAACGGTGCTGCAATGTCTTTAGGACGTACTTCTACATTCTTAGATATCTATATTGAACGTGACTTACAAAATGGAGTAATCACAGAAGAACAAGCACAAGAGATGATGGACCACTTCGTAATGAAATTACGTTTAGTTAAATTCTCTCGTACTCCAGACTACAATGAATTATTCTCAGGAGATCCAACTTGGGTAACTGAATCAATCGCTGGTATGTCAACTGATGGATTCCCATTAGTAACTAAAAACTCATTCCGTGTATTACATACATTAGATAACTTAGGACCAGCTCCAGAACCAAACTTAACAGTATTATGGTCAACTAAATTACCACAAGGATTCAAAGAATACTGTGCAAAAATGTCAATCAAAACTTCAGCTATCCAATATGAAAATGATGACATCATGCGTCCAATCTATGGAGATGACTATGCTATCGCATGTTGCGTATCACCAATGAAAGTTGGTAAACAATTACAATTCTTCGGTGCTCGTGCAAACTTAGCAAAAGCATTATTATATGCAATCAACGGTGGTAAAGATGAAAAATCTAAAGCACAAGTTGGACCACATTGGGCTCCAATTACTGACGAAGTATTAGATTACGATAAAGTAATGGAACGTTATGATGAAGTAATGGAATGGTTAGCAGATTTATATGTTAATACATTAAATATCATCCACTACATGCATGACAAATATAGCTATGAGCGTATCGAAATGGCATTACATGATACAGATGCAGAACGCGTTTCAGCAACTGGTATTGCCGGATTATCAGTAGTAGCTGACTCATTATCAGCTATCAAATACGCTAAAGTTAAACCAGTTCGTGATGAATTTGGAATCGCAGTTGATTTCGAAGTTGAAGGAGATTTCCCTAAATACGGAAACAACGATGATCGCGTAGACCAAATTGCAATTGATGTTATGTCTTCATTCATGACAAAAGTACGTAAACATAAACCATACCGTGCTAAATTACAAACTCAATCAATCTTAACAATCACTTCAAACGTTGTTTACGGTAAGAAAACAGGAACAACTCCATGTGGTCGTAAAGCTGGTGAACCATTCGCTCCAGGTGCTAACCCAATGCACGGACGTGACTCTCACGGAGCTATCGCTTCAATGTCATCTGTAGCTAAATTACCATTCGAGTCTGCACAAGATGGTATTTCAAATACATTCTCATTAGTACCAAAATCATTAGGACGTACAGATGAAGAACGTAACAAAAACTTAGTAGCAATCATGGATGCTTATGTAAACAAAAAAGGACATCACTTAAATATCAATGTATTTAACCGTGATACTTTATTAGATGCTATGGAACATCCAGAGAAATATCCACAATTAACAATTCGTGTATCTGGGTATGCGGTAAACTTCATCAAGTTAACTCGTGCTCAACAATTAGACGTTATTAACCGTACAATGCATGAAAAAATGTAA
- a CDS encoding Gx transporter family protein: MNRKNNRENLEKMMLVVLIAALAIVLGIVEAMLPIKLPIPGMKLGLANIMIVIGLYYLDVKDMLFVIILKTVLTTLLLGTFSMFFYGFVGAILSYIAMITVFKLGKNQVSLIGVSMIGGVMHNIGQIIVAMILIQTKAIAYYMMLLLPLGLVTGVAVGIVAKLTMSRLNEFDLFKKNYKLTA; the protein is encoded by the coding sequence TTGAATCGTAAAAATAATCGTGAGAATTTAGAGAAAATGATGTTAGTCGTCTTAATTGCGGCATTAGCGATTGTCCTAGGAATTGTTGAAGCAATGCTTCCTATTAAATTACCGATTCCAGGGATGAAACTAGGGTTAGCTAATATTATGATAGTAATTGGATTATATTATTTAGATGTTAAAGATATGTTGTTTGTTATTATATTAAAAACCGTATTAACGACCCTATTACTAGGGACATTCTCAATGTTTTTCTATGGCTTTGTGGGGGCAATTTTAAGTTATATTGCTATGATCACAGTCTTTAAACTAGGAAAAAATCAAGTAAGTTTAATAGGTGTTAGTATGATTGGTGGAGTCATGCACAATATTGGACAGATAATTGTAGCCATGATTTTAATTCAAACAAAAGCGATTGCGTATTATATGATGCTTTTATTACCACTAGGACTAGTGACTGGTGTTGCAGTTGGAATCGTTGCTAAATTGACAATGTCACGTTTAAATGAATTTGATTTATTCAAAAAAAACTATAAGTTAACAGCATAA